Sequence from the Piscinibacter sp. HJYY11 genome:
CGGCACGCCGGCCGCGGGCAATGCCATCACCTACAGCGGCACCAGCATCAGCATCCCGAACTGATGTGACGTGAAAGAAGCGCCTGCGCCGGCCTACATGAGGCCGGCCAGGCGCGACACCATCTCGGTCGCCGTGTTGACCTTCAGCTTGCGCAGCAGCCGCACGCGGTGTGCATCGATCGTGCGCGGGCTCACCTCGAGCACACGCGCGATCTGCTTGCTGGTCTTGCCCTCGATCAGCAGCTGCGCGATCTCGCGCTCGCGCGAGGTGAGGGCGGTGGTGATGGGGCGGCGCGCCGAGATGTCTTCGAACATCCACACGGTGCAGCCATACGGGTCTTCTCGGTCGAGCGTGCGGCCTGAGGCGTGGCACCAGAAGAGCCGGCCATCGCGGTGTTTCATGATGCGTTCGTCGGAGTAGCGGCCATGGTCGCGCAGGGCTTCGAAGCCGCGCGCGCCGATGCCGAGAAACTCGTTCTGCGACGGGTACAGCATGCACATCGAGTGGCCGATCAGCTCTTCGGGCTCGTAGCCGAACATCGACGCATAGGCCTCATTGCAGCGTTGGATGACGCGGTTGCTCGACACGCAAAGGCCCACGGGTGCCATGTCGAACGCGAGCATCAGGTTCACATCGGGCGGGTGGTGGAGCACGGTTTGCAGCATGGTGGCTTTTCTCGGCGCGAGGATATCGGCGTGCTGATGCACATCACATGCCATCTGTACTTAAGCAAAACTGATTAACCGCGTCTGCCGCCACAAACTGCACGCTCGGCCTCTCGTTTGCTCGGGTGAACCCTAGCGTAGTCGCTCGATATTGCGACGCGTCACTGCGTTCACGACACTGCCGCCTCTCGCAAAGGAGCAGTAGTGGATTGCATTCTCCAAACCGAGCGCTTGACGAAAGAGTTCAAGGGCTTCGTGGCTGTCGACAAAGTGGACTTGCGTGTCCGCCGAGGAGACATTCATGCATTGATCGGGCCCAACGGCGCAGGGAAGACGACCTGCTTCAACCTGCTGACCAAATTCCTGACGCCCACCTCCGGGCGCATCGTCTTCAACGGCGAAGAGATCACGCACGACACGCCGGCACGCATTGCCGAGCGCGGGGTGATCCGCTCCTTCCAGATCTCGGCGGTCTTCCCGCACATGACGGTGCTGGAGAACGTGCGCGTCGCGTTGCAGAAAAAGTTGCGCACCTCTTTTCATTTCTGGAAGCCCGAGCGTTCGCTCGACGGTCTGAACGCCCGTGCGATCGAGCTGCTGCGTGAAGTCGACCTCGCGTCCTACGCCAACCTCACCACGGTCGAGCTGAGCTACGGCCGCAAGCGCGCGCTCGAGATCGCCACCACGCTGGCCATGGAGCCCGAGCTGATGCTGCTCGACGAGCCCACCCAGGGCATGGGCAGCGAAGACGTGGACCGCATCCGGCAGCTCATCAAGCGGGTGTCGGTGGGGCGGACCATCCTGATGGTCGAGCACAACATGAGCGTTGTCTCCAGCATCGCCGACACGATCACGGTGCTGGCGCGGGGGGCGACGTTGGCTGAGGGGCCTTACGCCGATGTGTCTAAGAACCCGGCGGTGATCGAGGCCTACATGGGTAGCGCTCAGGTCGAGCTGGTGGGGGCGCATTGAGATGCATGCGCGTGCGTCTGTCGGCGCGAGCCGAGGCTGCCGGGTGACCGGCTCCGCTCATGTCCCCCGGCCAGGCTGCGCCTGGCCTCCTCCTTTACTTCGCTGCGCCGGTCACCCGACAGCCTCGGCCAGGCACAGCGGTGGCATGCACAGCGTGTGGCGTGCTGTGGCCGTGCCTTGCTCGCTGCGGTGGGGCGCCGTGTGGAGTGAAGCAAAGGAGGAGACCGATCACCACGGGAGTGGTGAGCGGTCGGGGGACATGAACGGAACACGGCGCCCCGCCGCAGCGAGCCCGCGCGAAACCAACCAACGGACGCACTAAAAAAATGACAACTCCCTTCCTGGAAATCAAGAACCTCCAAGGCTGGTACGGCGAAAGCCACGTCCTGCACGGCGTGAACTTCCACGTCAACGAAGGCGAAGTCGTGACGCTGCTCGGCCGCAACGGCGCCGGCCGCACGAGCACCATGCGGGCGATCATGGGCCTCATCGGCTCGCGCAAGGGCAGCATCAAGGTGCAAGGCAAGGAGACGATCCACCTGCCCACGCATCGCATCGCACGCCTCGGCCTCGGCTACTGCCCCGAAGAGCGCGGCATCTTCTCGAGCCTGAGCGCCGAAGAGAACCTGCTGCTGCCGCCTTCGCTGATGCCTGCCGGCATGAGCCTCGACGACATCTACGCGATGTTTCCCAACCTGAAGGAGCGCGCCAAGAGCCAGGGCACGCGCCTGTCCGGGGGCGAGCAGCAGATGCTCGCCGTGGCCCGCATCCTGCGCACCGGCGCCAAGCTGCTGCTGCTCGACGAGATCTCCGAAGGCCTCGCGCCGGTCATCGTGCAGAAGCTCGCCGAGATGGTGCTGATGCTGCGTTCGCGCGGCTACACCGTGCTGATGGTGGAGCAGAACTTCCGCTTCGCCGCCCCCCTGGCCGACCGCTTCCTCGTGATGGAGCACGGCCGCGTCATCCAAGAGTTCACCCAATCCCAGTTGCCTGATCACCTTGAGCAACTGCACGAAACCCTAGGCGTCTAAGGAGACACTTTCTTGAAGCTCTCGAAAATCAAAGCCATCGCTGCCGCTTGCGGCCTCGCCTGCCTCGCCCCGCTGGCGCAAGCCCAGATCTCCGGTGACGTGATCCGCATCGGCTTCATCACCGACATCTCCGGCCTTTACTCCGACATCGACGGCCCGGCCGGCGCCGAGATGATCCGTGCCGCCGTCGCCGAGTTCGGCGGTGCCATCAACGGCAAGAAGATCGAAGTGCTGGTCGCCGACCACCAGAACAAGGCCGACATCGCCAGCGCCAAGGCGCGCGAGTGGTTCGACCAGCAAGGCCTCGACCTGCTCATCGGCGGCACCAACTCCGGTGCCAGCCTCGCCATGGCCGGCATCGCTGCCGAGAAGAAGAAGCCCTTCATCGCCGTGGGTGCTGCCGCCTCCGCGCTGACCAACGAGCGCTGCACGCCCTACACCGTGCACTGGGCCTACGACACCGTGGCACTCGCCAAGGGCACCGGCAACGCCGTGGTCAAGGCCGGTGGCAAGAGCTGGTATTTCCTGACCGCCGACTACGCCTTCGGCTCGGCGCTGCAGACCGACACCTCCGCCGTCGTCAAGGCCGCCGGTGGCAACGTGATCGGTGCGGTGCGCCACCCGCTGTCGGCGAGCGACTTCTCGTCCTTCCTGCTGCAGGCGCAGACCAGCAAGGCCGAGATCCTAGGTCTCGCGAACGCCGGCGGCGACATGATCAACGCGGTGAAGGCCGCCAACGAGTTCGGCGTCACCAAGACGATGAAGCTCGCCGGCCTGCTGATGTTCATCAACGACGTGCACTCGCTCGGCCTCAAGACCGCGCAGGGCATGTACCTCACCGACAGCTGGTACTGGAACCAGGACGCCGACACCCGCGCCTGGAGCCGCAAGTTCTTCGAGAAGTTCAAGCGCATGCCCTCGTCGCTGCAGGCCGCCGACTACTCGGCCGCGCTGCAGTACCTGAATGCGGTGAAGGCGACCGGCACCGACGACGCCGACAAGGTGCTCGCGCACATGAAGAAGACGCCGATCAACGACGTGTTCGCCAAGGGCGGCCGCATCCGCGAAGACGGTCGCATGGTGCACGACATGTACCTGATGCAGGTCAAGACGCCGGCGCAGTCGAAGGAACCTTGGGACTACTACAACGTGGTCGAGACCATCAAGGGCGAAGCCGCCTGGACGACGAAGGCAGAAACGCGCTGCGCCCTCTGGAAATAAAGAACCGGTCATCCCCGCGAAAGCGGGGATCCACCCATGACTGAAATCTTCGGTATTCCCATACAAGCCTTCATGGGCCAGCTGATGCTCGGCCTGGTGAACGGCTCGTTCTACGCCATGCTGAGCCTCGGCCTGGCGGTGATCTTCGGCCTCTTGGGCATCGTGAACTTCGCGCATGGCGCGCTGTACATGATCGGCGCGTACGTGGCGTGGTTCTCGCTCGAGACCTTCGGCATCAACTACTGGGCGGCGCTCCTGATCGCGCCGATCGTGGTGGGTGCGCTCGGCCTCGTGATCGAGCGCTCTCTGCTCAAGCACCTCTACAAGCTCGACCCGATCTACGGTCTGCTGCTCACCTTCGGCCTGGCCTTGATCTTCGAAGGCGTGTTCCGCGAGCAGTACGGCGTGTCGGGCCAGTCGTATGCGGTGCCCGAGCTGCTGCAGGGCGCCACCAACCTCGGCTTCATGGTGCTGCCCAACTACCGCGCGTGGGTCATCGTGGCCTCGCTGATCGTGTGCCTGGGCACCTGGGCGTTGATCGAGAAGACGAGCCTGGGCGCCAAGCTGCGCGCCGGTACCGAGAACCCGGCCCTGGTGCAGGCCTTCGGCATCAACGTGCCGCTGATGGTCATGTTCACCTATGCCGGGGGTGCGGCCCTTGCAGCCATCGCCGGCGTGCTGGCCGCACCGGTGATCCAGATCACGCCGCTGATGGGCAGCAACCTGATCATCGTCGTCTTCGCGGTGGTGGTGATCGGTGGCATGGGCTCGATCCTCGGCTCCATCCTCACGGGCCTGGTGCTCGGGCTGATCGAAGGCCTCACCAAGGTGTTCTACCCCGAGGCCTCGAGCATCGTCGTCTTCGTGATCATGGCCATCGTGCTGATGATTCGCCCCGCAGGCCTCTTCGGCAAGGAGAAGTAAGTTGTCTTCATGGTTCTCGACTCCTGGCCGCAAGGCGGGATGGGCGGCGCTGGCGCTCTTCATCGCCGCGCCTTTCATCGGCATCTACCCGGTGTTTGCGATGAAGGCGCTCTGCTACGCGCTCTTCGCGTGTGCCTTCAACCTGCTGCTGGGCTACACCGGCCTGCTGTCGTTCGGCCACGCCGCCTTCATGGGCGCGGCGGCCTACGGCACGGGCTGGCTGGTGCGCTCGGCGGGCTTCACGCCCGAGCTCGGGCTGATCGCGGGGGTGCTGGTGGCCGCCGCGCTCGGCCTGGTGGTGGGGCTCATCGCCATCCGCCGGCAAGGCATCTACTTCGCGATGATCACGCTCGCCATGGCGCAGATGATCTTCTTCATCTGCCTGCAGGCGCCGTTCACCGGCGGTGAAGACGGCCTGCAAGGCGTGCCGCGTGGCAAGCTCTTCGGGCTGATCTCGCTGGAGAGCGACCTCACGATGTACTTCTTCGTGCTGGCGATCTTCGTCGCGGTCTTCCTCTTCATCATCCGCGTGGTGCACTCGCCCTACGGCCAGGTGCTGAAGGCGATCCGCGAGAACGAGCCGCGTGCCATCTCGCTCGGCTACAACGTCAACCGCTACAAGCTGCTGGCCTTCGTGCTGTCGACCGCCATCGCCGGCCTGGCCGGTGGGCTGAAGACGCTGGTGCTGGGTTTTGCGACGCTGTCCGACGTGCACTGGTCGCTCTCGGGCGAGGTGATCCTGATGACGCTGCTCGGTGGCCTCGGCACCTTCGCCGGCCCGGTGGTGGGCGCCTTCACCATCATCGGCCTGCAGAACTTCCTCGCCGACCGCGTGGGATCGTGGGTGACGGTCATCATCGGCGTGATCTTCGTGGTGTGCGTGCTGGCCTTCCGCCGCGGATTCGTGGGTGAGTTCATCGCGCGTCGCAAGAAGTCAAGCGCTGCCGAGCCGGCCAAGGCGGCGGCGCAAGTCGAAGCGCACGCATGAAGCTGAGGCTGTCCGTCGGGCGCCGGTTGGCACTGGGCTTTGCGAGCCTGGTGCTGATGCTGGTGGGCGTGGCCACGCTCAACGGCCTGGAGATCCGCTCGATGGGTGCGCGCATGCAGCACATCGTCGAGGTCGACAGTGCGCGCAGCGACCTGGCGCAGGAGCTGCTGACCCACATCAGCCAGATGTCGGTGCAGGCGCGCTCGATCGCGCTGCTCACCGACCTGCGCGAGATCGACAACGAGATGAAGGCGCTCGCCGCCACGGTCGCCCGCTACCAGGAGACCGAGCGCCGGCTCGCCGAGTCGCTCGACAGCGCCCGCGCCTCCGACGAGGAGCGTGCGCTCGTGGGCGAGATCGCGGCCACGGCCAAGGTGGCGATCCCGCTGCTGCAGCGCGCCGCCAAGCAGGGCCAGGACGGCTCCAACATCGAAGCCACCACCACGCTGATGACCCATGCCCGCCCGCAGGAAGCCGCGTGGCGCGGCAAGGTCGAGCAGCTGATGGCGGTGGAGCGCCAGTCGAGCGTGGCGTCTTACGCCAACGCCGTGTCGGGCCAGCAGCGTGCCTTGTGGATTGCGGCGGCGGTGGTGGCCGCGGCCGTGGTCGCAGGCACGTTGCTGGGCTGGCGCATCACGCGCAGCGTGAAGCGGCCGATCGACGGGGCCATCCGCGTGGCCGAGCGCATCGCCGAGGGCGACCTCAGCTCGCAGGTGGAGGTGGGCTCGCACGACGAGATCGGCCGCCTGCTGCTCGCCATTGCGGCGATGCAGGAACGCCTGCGCACGCTCGTCGGCCAGATCCGCGAGTCGTCGGACAGCATCCACGTGGCGAGTGCCGAGGTCAGCACGGGCAACCTCGATCTCAGCCAGCGCACCGAGCGCGCGGCCTCCAGCCTGCAGCAGACGGCGTCGTCGATGGAAGACCTGACGAGCACCGTGCGCCACAGCGCGAGCGCCGCCGAGAAGGCCAACCAGCTCGCGCACCGCGCCTCTGCCGTGGCCATGCGGGGCGGCGAGGTGGTGACGCAGATGGTGAGGACCATGCGCGAGATCGACGACAGCTCGCGCAAGATCAGCGACATCATCGGCGTGATCGACGGCATCGCGTTCCAGACCAACATCCTTGCGCTCAACGCCGGCGTGGAAGCGGCGCGCGCCGGCGACCAGGGCCGAGGCTTTGCGGTGGTGGCGGGTGAAGTGCGCACGCTGGCGCAGCGCAGCGCAGTGGCCGCGAAGGAGATCAAGGCGCTGATCGACACCAGCGTCGACAAGGTCGATGCCGGCTCGCGGCTGGTGAAGGCCGCGGGCGAGACGATGAGCGAGATCGTCGCGAGTGTCGAGGAGGTGGCCAGCATCGTGAGCGAGATCACCACCGCGGCCTCGGCGCAAAGCTCGGGCATCAGCCAGGTCACGAGCGCGGTGACGCAGCTCGACCAGGTGACGCAGCAGAACGCCGCGCTGGTCGAGGAAGCCTCGGCCGCTGCCGAGAGCCTGCGCGAGCAGGCGCAGAGCCTGACCAACGTGGTGTCGGCCTTCCGCTTGAAGTAGTCGCAAAGCAAGAGAACTCTCCGTCCGAGAGCGCTGTGGCCTTGTTCCCTTCGGGGAGCAAGGCTTTTTTTCTGTCTTGAAACGGCCCGGTGCAGCCCTCGGCCGGCGGCATCACGCTGCCAGCTCGCTGACCGGGAAACAGACGTTGTGTCGAGGAACTGGGCGTTGCTGCAGTGCGGCTTCGTCCAGCCCTCGGGCAGCGGGCCCTGTCGCAAACCCTCGGTCCCGCCCGCTGAGCGGGGCGAATCCGTCGATAAAGCGGGCTTGCAAGGGCTGGCACCAAGCTTGCGCTGGGAAGCACCACATCCGGCGTCTTCACCCCAAGGACGCCGACATCCAAGGAGACATTTGAATGACCCCGAATCCCGTGCGCCGGACGCTGATGGTCCTGGCGGCCACCACCCTGGCCTGCGCCACCAGCGGTGCCTTTGCCCAAGGCAAGGAGATCCGCATCGCCCACGTCTACAGCCGCACCGGCCCGCTCGAGGCCTACGGCAAGCAGACGCAGACCGGCCTGATGATGGGCCTCGAATACGCCACCGGCGGCACGATGACGGTGGCCGGCAAGAAGATCGTGGTGATCGAGAAAGACGACCAGGGCAAGCCGGACGTGGGCAAGAACCTGCTCGCCGCGGCCTATGCCGACGACAAGGCCGACATCGCGGTCGGCCCGAGCTCTTCGGGCGTGGCGCTCGCACTGCTGCCCGTCGCCGAAGAGGCGAAGAAGATCCTCATCGTCGAGCCCGCGGTGGCCGACTCGATCACCGGCGACAAGTGGAACAAGTACATCTTCCGCACCGGCCGCAACAGCTCGCAGGACGCGATCGCCAACGCGATGGTGGCCGACAAGCCGGGCACGACGGTCGCGACCCTCGCGCAGGACTACGCCTTTGGCCGTGACGGCGTGAAGGCCTTCAAGGACGCGGTGAAGAACGCCAAGGTGATCCACGAGGAGTACCTGCCGCAGACCACCACCGACTTCACCGCCGGCATGCAGCGCATCATCGATGCGTTCAAGGGCGTGCCCGGCCGCAAGGTGGTCTACGTGGTCTGGGCCGGTGCCAACACGCCCTTCAAGGCCGCGCACCTCTACCTGAGCCGCCACAACATCGAGGTGGTGACGGGCGGCAACATCATGCCGGTGATGGCCTCGTACAAGAACTTCCCCGGCATGGAAGGCGCCACCACCTACTACTTCGGCATCCCCAAGAACCCGGTGAACGAGTGGCTCGTGGCCAACCACTACAAGCAGTTCAAGGAGCCGCCGGAGCTCTTCACCGCAGGCGGCATGACCTCTGCCATCGCCATCGTCGAAGCGCTGAAGAAGACCAACGGCGACACCAACACCGACAAGCTCATCAAGACCATGGAAGGCATGAGCTTCGACACGCCCAAGGGCAAGATGACCTTCCGCAAGGACGATCACCAGGCCATGCAGTCGATGTACCACTTCCGCATCAAGGTGGACCCGGCCTTCGCCTGGGGCGTGCCCGAGGCGGTGGCCGAGATCAAGCCCGAGCAGATGAACGTTCCCATCCGCAACAAGCGCTAGCGCGACGCACGCAGGGAGTGGAGCCGGCCCGGCATGCACCGGGCAGGCCCAAGCCTCCCGACTGCACGGCGATGCAGCGGGAACCCGACGCCCACCAGAGGCAAAAGGAGACAAGCTTGAAACTCACCCGTTCCGTGTTCATGGCCGCCGCATTGGCAGTGGCCGCATCCTCGAGCAGTGCCGCCGTCGTGGCGCTGCCCGCCTACAACGTCGACAAGACCAAGATCACCGTCTCCGGCCTGTCGTCGGGAGGCTTCATGGCCAACCAGCTCGGCTATGCCTACTCGGCGACCTTCTCCGGCGTGGGCGTGTTTGCCGCAGGCCCCTACATGTGCGCCGGCCACAGCAACTACACGGCCTGCATGTACAACGCGACCATCAGCAGCAGCATGCTCAACACCATGCAGGCTGACATCAACAACTGGAGCGGCACGGCCATCGACAACAAGGCCAACGTCGCCAACCAGAAGATCTACATGTTCGTCGGCACCAGCGACTCGACCGTCGGCCCCAACCCGATGGACGCGCTGAAGACGCAGTACACCAACAACGGCGTGCCCGCCGCCAACCTGGAATACGTGAAGCGCGCCAGCACCGCGCACGTCTTCCCGACCGACTTCGACTCGACCGGCAACAACAGCTGCGGCAGCTCGGCCTCGCCCTACATCTCGAACTGCGGCTACGACGGCGCCAAGGCCGTGCTCACCAAGCTCTACGGCACGCTCAACGCGCGCAACAACGCACCGGCCGCGGCCAACTACATCGAGTTCAACCAGTCGGCCTACACCAACAACAACCCCGGCATGGCCGCCAGCGGGTGGCTGTACGTGCCGTCGTCGTGCGCGAGCGGCACGCAGTGCAAGCTGCACGTGGCACTGCACGGCTGCCTGCAGAGCTACTCCAACATCACCGACAAGTTCGTGAAGAACACCGGCTATACCCGCTGGGCCGACACCAACAACATCATCGTGCTCTTCCCGCAGACCAAGGTCGACAGCACCAGCCGCGCCACCTCGGCCAGCGGCTCCCTGCCCAACCCCAACGCCTGCTGGGACTGGATCGGCTGGTACGGCAGCAACTTCGCGCAGAAGTCCGGCACGCAGGCCGCGGCCATCAAGGCGATGGTCGACCGCGTGGCCTCGGGCTCCACGGGGGGCGGCACCTTGCCGGCGCCCGCCAACGTGAGCACGTCCAACGCCACGATCAGCAGCATGACCATCACCTGGAGCACGGTGAACAACGCGGCCGGCTACAACGTCTACCGCAACGGCGCGAAGGTCAACGGCTCGACGGTCACCACCACCAGCTACACCGACAGCGGCCTGGCCGCCGGCACCACCTACAGCTGGACGGTGCGCGCACTCGATGGCAACGGCGCCGAAGGCGCGACCTCGTCGCCCGCGAGCGGCACCACCACCGGCACGCCGCTGCCCACCGCCACCTGCTACACCGCGTCGAACTACGCGCACACCACGGCGGGCCGTGCCACGCAGCGCAGCGGCTATGCATATGCCAACGGGTCGAACCAGAACATGGGCCTCTGGAACACCTACACCACCACCACGCTCAAGCAGACCGGCGCCAATTACTACGTGATCGGGACCTGCCCCTGAATCCCTGGAGGAAAGCACCGTGACCACTCCGACTTCCCGCTACCTGCGTTGCCAGGGCCGCGAGATCCACTTCACCGAGTGGGGCTCGCAGCACCGCGAGACCGTGATCGCCTGGCACGCCCTCGCGCGCACCGGCCGCGACATGGACCACGCGGCGGCGCACCTCGCGCGGCGCTACCGCGTGATCTGCCCCGACACAATCGGGCGCGGGTTCTCGGAGTGGGCCCAGGATCCGGCGCGCGAGTACTGCCTCGCGTCGTATGTCGGCCTTGCCACGTCGCTGGTCGACCAGCTCGACATCGACCGCTTCCACTGGCTCGGCACGTCGATGGGTGGGGCCATCGGCATCGCCGCGGCCGCCGGGCCCTTGCGCGGGCGCATGCGACGGCTGGTGCTGAACGACATGGGGCCGCAGCTCTCGAAGGAGGCGCTGGCGCGCATCGCCGTCTACGCCAGCACCCCGCCGGCGTTCGACACCGTGAGCGAACTCGAGCGCTACTTCCGCGAGGTCTACAAGCCCTTCGGCTGGATGAGCGACGAGCAGTGGCGGCTGCTCGCCGAGTCGTCCACCCGCCGCCTGCCCGACGGGCGGGTGACGCCGCACTACGACCCGGCCATCGCGCAGCAGTTCGTCGCCCATCCGCAGGACTACGACCAGTGGGCCGCGTGGGACACGCTCACGCTCCCGGTGCTGTGCCTGCGCGGTGCCGACTCCGACCTGCTGCTTGCCGACGCGCTGGAAGAGATGGCCCGCCGCGGCCCGCGCGCGTCGACCGTGACCATCCCGAGCTGCGGCCACGCGCCTGCGCTCAACGTCCCCGAGCATCTGGCGCTGATCGAGGCCTTCTTCGCGGCCGATCAGCTGGTGGCCGCTTAGGGCTTGCGTGGCGACGCGGCCGTCACACGGTTGCGGCCGGCATGCTTGGACTCGTACAAGGCGGCATCGACCCGGCTCACGAAATCGGCCGACGCTTCCTGCGCGCCGAGCACGGCACAGCCGGCGCTGATCGTCACCTGGTGCCGCTCGTCCCCGTTGTCGATGACCGCCGCCTCGATGTCGGCGCGCACGCGCTCGGCCACCGCCAGCGCGCTGGGCAGGTCGCAATGCGGCAGCAGCACCGCGAATTCCTCGCCGCCGTAGCGGGCCACGAAGTCCATGTCGCGCACCGCCTTCGAGATCACCTGCGCCACGCGCTTGAGCACCACGTTGCCGGCCGGGTGGCCGAAGGTGTCGTTGAAGCGCTTGAAGTGGTCGATGTCGACCAGGATCATCGACAGCGCCATCGGCGAGCGGTGCGCTTCGCTGATGCGCCGGCGCATCTCTTCCTCGAGTGCGCCGAAGTTGTTGAGGCCGGTGAGCTTGTCTTTGCGTGCCAGCTCGTCGAGCAGCTGCACCTTGGCCTCGAGCTCGGTGTTGAGCTTGCCGATCTGCAGCGTCTGCTCTTCCACCCGCATGTGTGCCTGCGCGTTGACGATGGCGGTGCTGATGAACGATGCCAGCAGGTCGATCAGCGTGAGCTGCGCCTCGGTCGGCACACGCTGTTCGGAGAGCGTCACGAGCCACATCAGGCCGATCACCTTCTCGTGCAGGCGGATGGGCACGTAGCTGAACGAGCGAACGGTTCGAAGCAGCTCCAGGGCGCGCCGGTCCTTGGCCG
This genomic interval carries:
- a CDS encoding alpha/beta fold hydrolase, whose translation is MTTPTSRYLRCQGREIHFTEWGSQHRETVIAWHALARTGRDMDHAAAHLARRYRVICPDTIGRGFSEWAQDPAREYCLASYVGLATSLVDQLDIDRFHWLGTSMGGAIGIAAAAGPLRGRMRRLVLNDMGPQLSKEALARIAVYASTPPAFDTVSELERYFREVYKPFGWMSDEQWRLLAESSTRRLPDGRVTPHYDPAIAQQFVAHPQDYDQWAAWDTLTLPVLCLRGADSDLLLADALEEMARRGPRASTVTIPSCGHAPALNVPEHLALIEAFFAADQLVAA